One window of the Dreissena polymorpha isolate Duluth1 chromosome 5, UMN_Dpol_1.0, whole genome shotgun sequence genome contains the following:
- the LOC127881062 gene encoding uncharacterized protein LOC127881062 isoform X2 produces the protein MSNVEILMGNGSIELFKIFRDTSIGILDLRTEFCSSLASKILHTLDKLTWLFLSGTYTGRCDLKLPTSLQCFSLHKGACPSEWLYSMLIELSSLDHAVKCEMLEFVLQSSEDACGDDSDKNISALRSDILSRDISIIEILVKNGSSKLFEIFRDTSIEVIDLKTADCATLASKILHTLKNLTKLHLWGTYTGRCDLKLSDSLQSISLNDVDCSSEWLCSLLMTIASLDHLVKCELWNVVFQSREEAHGYDLQKNKSDMREQMLSRDMSKIAILVTDRCMEMFEIFREISIATLELRTANGALLRSDILDMLKKLTKLYLWGTFTGRCYFKLPASLQYISLQKGECSYEWLCSLLITLSSLNHHVKCELWDVVLLSNANALGEESKRHVSDLRSEIVSFDMSNIEILVKYGSPELKYFVIQV, from the coding sequence ATGTCCAATGTTGAAATATTAATGGGAAATGGAAGTATTgaactgtttaaaatatttcgtgatacaagtatagggatcctggATCTGAGAACGGAGTTTTGTTCATCATTAGCATCaaagattcttcacacgctcgaCAAGTTAACATGGCTTTTTTTGTCGGGGACCTATACGGGACGATGTGATCTTAAGCTGCCTACTTCATTGCAGTGTTTCAGTCTACACAAAGGCGCGTGTCCATCTGAGTGGTTGTATAGCATGTTGATCGagctctcttcattagatcatgcTGTGAAGTGTGAGATGTTGGAATTTGTATTGCAATCAAGTGAAGATGCTTGTGGAGACGATTCAGATAAAAACATATCTGCTTTGCGATCTGATATATTGTCACGTGACATATCAATTATAGAGATATTAGTAAAAAATGGCAGTAGcaaattgtttgaaatatttcgagaTACAAGCATAGAAGTCATAGATCTTAAAACGGCTGATTGTGCCACATTAGCATCGAAGATCCTTCACACGCTCAAAAATCTAACAAAGCTTCATTTGTGGGGGACTTATACTGGTCGATGTGACCTTAAGCTGTCCGATTCATTACAATCCATAAGTCTAAATGATGTTGactgttcatctgagtggctgtgcagcttgttgatgaCGATCGCTTCATTAGATCATCTAGTAAAGTGTGAACTTTGGAATGTTGTATTTCAGTCAAGAGAAGAAGCCCATGGATacgatttacaaaaaaataaatctgataTGCGAGAACAGATGTTATCACGTGATATGTCCAAAATTGCGATATTAGTGACAGATAGATGTAtggaaatgtttgaaatatttcgtgaaaTAAGTATTGCGACTTTGGAACTGAGAACGGCCAACGGTGCCTTATTACGATCCGATATTCTTGACATGCTCAAGAAGTTAACAAAACTGTATCTTTGGGGTACATTTACCGGTCGATGTTATTTCAAGCTACCTGCTTCTTTGCAGTATATAAGTCTACAGAAAGGCGAATGTTCGTATGAGTGGCTCTGTAGtttgttgatcacgctctcttcacTGAATCATCATgtcaagtgtgagctgtgggatgttgtattgttGTCAAATGCAAACGCCCTTGGAGAAGAATCTAAAAGACATGTATCGGACTTGCGATCGGAAATTGTGTCATTTGACATGTCCAATATCGAGATTTTAGTGAAATATGGCAGTCCGGAACTGAAATATTTCGTGATTCAAGTATAG
- the LOC127881064 gene encoding uncharacterized protein LOC127881064 encodes MVDANRSFKKKLVSKTPERLVNYYSGYLPPELSSEIAEQWERSANSRSMSKTPDPYAVSPNSHMNKPLIGDRSFYMRNAFPVTRKYCRSDIDAMRLEGRKKLLQSYGHVPAHYSVLKEGKKGIALDEAIREKQSRLSASFRRSKSFVSQPKGIDLAKEQKPSDPSTDTQKGTETVNKAPLKKLMDPLPNSNPKQGLSSIEKFQIQRERTYQLQSQAREMLSK; translated from the exons ATGGTCGATGCAAACCGCAGTTTTAAAAAGAAGCTAGTTAGTAAAACCCCGGAACGTTTGGTAAACTATTACAGCGGCTATTTACCACCGGAACTTTCCAGCGAAATCGCTGAGCAGTGGGAAAGGAGTGCCAACAGTAGATCCATGTCGAAAACACCAGATCCATACGCCGTGTCGCCGAACAGCCATATGAACAAACCACTGATTGGGGATAGGTCCTTCTATATGCGAAACGCCTTTCCAGTCACCAGAAAGTATTGCCGTTCTGATATAGATGCCATGCGCCTTGAAGGCCGTAAAAAGCTCCTACAGTCGTATGGACACGTACCAGCGCATTATTCCGTCCTCAAG GAAGGTAAGAAAGGAATAGCTTTGGATGAGGCGATTCGAGAAAAGCAAAGCCGGCTTTCGGCTTCATTTAGACGAAGCAAGTCCTTCGTAAGCCAACCGAAAGGCATCGATTTGGCTAAGGAGCAAAAGCCATCAGATCCCTCAACAGATACGCAAAAGGGTACTGAAACGGTGAATAAAGCTCCTTTAAAGAAACTGATGGATCCTTTACCCAATAGTAACCCTAAGCAAGGTTTATCTTCGATAGAGAAGTTTCAGATTCAGAGGGAAAGGACATATCAATTACAGAGTCAAGCACGAGAGATGCTTAGCAAATAG
- the LOC127881062 gene encoding uncharacterized protein LOC127881062 isoform X1 — protein sequence MEFQDSQFSFIHDTAQEFLAAFHIANLKHDIVSQLKTKNQQYVLEMSQTVIYLFGLDCEKANKLINRLINAHFLNDISHRQSVYIKKFYNQEHLLSCQTETDIMGNVVKSKHDDQRDYNARCLELSVLFQRMIIAGCIEAEVSGQTEMCLQCRDFTFYDYLNYMDSKALKTLLMLNKSDVRSLILERNVLQTSEILIVLQHSTVSLKRVKTTVTPEINKALQQTSIEELHCIGKIDVPSLSLVLPSLSYLTYLHIEESTFKDKIVLPDTVKHFSLFTCTCNSVFLQRLLLHLSSFKHDVQCDLRLVSATDCNTHLFESEILASDMSNITLSVKQGNTELYGLLRCTSIGKLALLTDDDVALASNILSTLSKIKQLYLHGTFMNLCYLSLPAAVQCVSLPQVVCTYEWLCSLLITLSSLDHHVQCELWDVELSSYDEACGEIPIQKNLTCDLK from the coding sequence ATGGAATTCCAGGAttcacagttttcatttattcacGACACCGCGCAAGAGTTCCTAGCGGCATTTCATATAGCCAATCTAAAACATGACATCGTATCACAGCTGAAAACCAAAAATCAACAATATGTATTAGAAATGAGCCAGACAGTTATTTATCTGTTCGGACTTGACTGTGAAAAAGCTAACAAACTTATAAACCGTCTGATTAACGCACACTTTCTTAACGATATAAGCCACAGACAAAGTGTGTACATAAAGAAATTTTATAACCAAGAACATTTACTATCATGTCAGACAGAAACTGACATTATGGGAAACGTTGTAAAATCGAAGCATGATGATCAGAGGGATTACAATGCGCGATGCCTCGAACTTTCGGTGTTATTCCAGCGCATGATCATTGCTGGTTGCATTGAGGCTGAAGTCAGCGGTCAAACGGAAATGTGCCTGCAGTGTAGAGACTTCACATTTTATGATTATCTAAATTACATGGATTCAAAAGCATTAAAGACACTTTTAATGTTAAACAAGTCAGATGTTCGGTCACTTATTTTAGAAAGAAATGTTCTACAAACAAGCGAAATACTAATAGTCCTTCAACACTCAACAGTTAGTCTTAAACGTGTGAAGACGACAGTGACTCCAGAAATAAATAAAGCGTTACAACAGACGAGTATAGAGGAACTGCACTGTATCGGGAAGATTGACGTTCCATCACTTTCTCTTGTGCTTCCATCTCTGTCttatttaacgtatttacacaTAGAAGAATCCACTTTTAAGGACAAAATAGTTCTTCCTGATACagtaaaacatttttctttgtttacgTGTACATGTAATTCGGTGTTTCTACAACGGTTACTTTTGCATTTATCATCATTTAAGCACGATGTTCAATGTGATCTGCGTCTTGTGAGTGCAACAGATTGCAATACGCACCTTTTTGAGTCCgaaatattggcaagtgacaTGTCAAATATTACTTTATCCGTGAAACAGGGCAATACTGAGTTGTATGGCTTACTGCGTTGTACATCTATCGGCAAACTTGCCCTGCTCACGGATGACGACGTCGCATTAGCATCAAATATTCTATCAACACTCAGCAAGATTAAGCAACTCTATTTGCACGGCACCTTTATGAATCTCTGTTATCTCAGCTTACCTGCTGCAGTGCAGTGTGTAAGCCTACCGCAAGTCGTATGCACGTATGAGTGGCTGTGTAGCTTATTGATCACTCTCTCTTCATTGGATCACCATGTACAGTGTGAGCTTTGGGATGTTGAATTAAGTTCATATGACGAAGCCTGTGGAGAGATTCCTATACAAAAGAATCTGACTTGCGATCTGAAATAA